A single genomic interval of Flavihumibacter rivuli harbors:
- a CDS encoding nuclear transport factor 2 family protein, protein MMEPVQVIEALYRYFAAKDEPGLLQLLDAAVQWKQMDGFPGSGSYSSADEVIKKVFRRLQTEWLDWKAVVTNFHAAGSHVFVEGYYSGTYAPTGKSMQADFLHSYDVKEGKVVAFRQYTDTWLVVRAMMG, encoded by the coding sequence ATGATGGAACCTGTTCAAGTTATTGAAGCACTCTACCGCTATTTTGCGGCCAAGGACGAACCCGGCTTACTTCAGCTGCTGGACGCTGCTGTCCAATGGAAGCAGATGGATGGTTTCCCCGGCAGCGGATCCTATTCCTCGGCCGATGAAGTGATCAAAAAGGTTTTCCGCCGCTTGCAGACGGAATGGCTCGACTGGAAGGCGGTCGTTACCAATTTCCATGCGGCGGGTAGCCATGTTTTCGTGGAAGGGTATTATTCGGGGACCTATGCCCCGACCGGTAAATCCATGCAGGCCGATTTCCTGCATAGCTATGATGTGAAGGAGGGAAAGGTGGTGGCTTTCCGGCAGTATACGGATACGTGGTTGGTGGTAAGGGCGATGATGGGGTAG